A genome region from Clostridium pasteurianum includes the following:
- a CDS encoding PadR family transcriptional regulator — protein sequence MSITSDIIRGHTETIILANLAKGDSYGYEINKEIKKKTNNKYELKEATLYSAFRRLEKSELITSYWGNETVGARRRYYSITPLGLEALEKNKKDWEDAKNLIDSLINGGI from the coding sequence ATGTCCATAACTTCTGATATTATAAGAGGTCATACAGAAACTATAATTCTAGCAAATTTAGCTAAGGGTGACAGTTATGGTTATGAGATAAATAAAGAAATAAAGAAAAAAACTAATAATAAATATGAATTAAAAGAAGCTACGCTATATTCAGCATTTAGAAGGCTTGAAAAATCGGAGCTAATAACATCTTATTGGGGAAATGAAACAGTAGGGGCAAGGAGAAGATATTACTCTATAACTCCTCTTGGGTTAGAAGCACTTGAAAAAAATAAAAAAGATTGGGAAGATGCTAAGAATTTAATTGATAGTTTAATAAATGGAGGTATTTAA
- the asd gene encoding aspartate-semialdehyde dehydrogenase, translating to MNKKLRVGLLGGTGLVGQRFATLLDNHPYFEVTCIAASKRSAGQKYSDAVKGRWKLDIPMPEYIKDFVVKDIYDIDEIAKQVDFVFCAVNMDKNEIKKIEETYAKHEIPVVSNNSANRFTDDVPVIIPEINPEHLSIIPKQKERLGTKKGFIVAKPNCSIQSYVPALSALLEFKPTKILVCTYQAISGSGKTFKQFPEILDNTIPFIPGEEKKSEDEPLKVWGHIEGNKIVSAKSPIITSQCIRVAVSDGHLAATFVSFEKKPTKEQIIEKLRSYKGKPQELDLPTAPHHFITYFEDEFRPQPKLDRNLEKGMGISIGRLREDSLFDYKFVGLSHNALRGAAGGAVLTAELLYKEGYLY from the coding sequence ATGAATAAAAAACTTAGGGTTGGTTTACTAGGCGGAACAGGTCTTGTTGGGCAGAGATTTGCAACTTTACTAGATAACCATCCATACTTTGAAGTTACTTGTATAGCTGCAAGCAAACGTTCTGCCGGTCAAAAGTACTCTGATGCTGTAAAAGGCAGATGGAAACTAGACATACCAATGCCTGAATATATAAAGGACTTTGTGGTAAAAGACATCTATGACATTGATGAAATTGCAAAACAAGTTGATTTTGTATTTTGTGCTGTAAATATGGATAAAAATGAGATAAAAAAAATAGAAGAAACATACGCAAAACATGAAATTCCTGTAGTATCCAATAACTCAGCAAACAGATTTACAGATGATGTTCCTGTTATAATTCCGGAAATAAATCCAGAACATCTTTCAATAATTCCAAAACAAAAAGAAAGACTTGGAACAAAAAAAGGCTTTATTGTAGCAAAACCAAATTGTTCTATTCAAAGTTATGTCCCAGCATTAAGTGCACTTTTAGAATTCAAACCAACTAAAATATTAGTTTGTACTTACCAAGCAATATCTGGAAGTGGTAAAACATTTAAACAATTTCCAGAAATATTAGACAATACAATACCATTTATTCCTGGTGAAGAGAAAAAAAGTGAAGATGAACCTTTAAAAGTATGGGGACATATAGAAGGAAACAAGATAGTTTCTGCAAAATCGCCAATAATAACTTCTCAATGCATAAGGGTTGCTGTTTCAGATGGACATCTTGCTGCAACATTTGTTTCGTTTGAAAAGAAACCTACTAAAGAACAAATAATTGAGAAATTAAGAAGTTACAAAGGAAAGCCTCAAGAATTAGATCTTCCAACTGCACCCCATCATTTCATAACTTATTTTGAAGATGAATTTAGACCTCAGCCAAAGCTTGACAGAAATCTTGAAAAAGGTATGGGAATAAGCATTGGAAGACTTAGGGAAGATTCTCTTTTCGATTATAAATTTGTAGGACTTTCTCATAATGCTCTAAGGGGAGCAGCCGGCGGTGCCGTTTTAACTGCTGAATTATTATACAAAGAAGGCTACCTATATTAA
- a CDS encoding DUF4097 family beta strand repeat-containing protein, translating to MKFNIKKIVIGLLGIMLICYGIGAAIFSYDYKNIRLNKSNYNYNTSKTLDVNGIKTIYVDTSDSSMSVASGDETNAKVDVKGIVTTNSYNRPKLNCYKKGDTLYIEFKRKHSFMIGWYNSSQVKMNITIPKIYNNNMEVYSSAGDVSLRNLKLDDLYSKLSAGNLDMGNLNLKSLTCKNSAGRITGDNIICNTSSVDSSAGNIGLTNFSGDIKSRNSAGKTSVQYNKFNNNVDLKNSAGNIYLTLPKESKFNIDASVSAGDINCSFPITVNGTRHENSVIGRVGESNNTIKIRNSAGNVEINN from the coding sequence TTGAAATTTAATATTAAAAAAATAGTTATTGGACTTTTAGGTATCATGTTAATATGTTACGGAATAGGAGCAGCTATATTTAGTTATGATTATAAGAATATTCGTTTAAATAAGAGTAATTACAACTATAATACATCTAAAACTTTAGATGTGAATGGAATTAAAACAATATATGTAGATACGTCAGATTCTAGTATGAGTGTTGCATCAGGAGATGAAACTAATGCAAAGGTTGATGTAAAAGGTATAGTAACTACTAATAGCTATAATAGACCTAAGCTTAACTGCTATAAAAAAGGTGATACGCTATATATAGAATTTAAAAGAAAGCATAGTTTTATGATTGGGTGGTACAATAGTTCACAAGTAAAAATGAATATTACTATTCCTAAAATTTATAATAATAACATGGAGGTATACTCATCTGCTGGAGATGTTAGCTTAAGAAATCTTAAATTAGATGATTTATATAGCAAGCTAAGTGCAGGTAATCTTGATATGGGCAACTTAAATTTAAAGTCTTTAACTTGTAAAAACAGCGCAGGAAGGATTACAGGCGACAATATTATTTGTAATACATCCTCTGTGGATAGTTCAGCGGGAAATATAGGACTTACTAATTTTAGTGGAGATATAAAGTCAAGAAATTCAGCAGGAAAAACCAGTGTACAGTATAATAAATTTAATAATAATGTGGATTTGAAAAATTCAGCAGGAAATATATATTTAACTTTGCCTAAAGAGTCTAAGTTTAATATTGATGCTTCTGTTAGTGCTGGAGATATAAATTGCAGCTTTCCAATAACTGTTAATGGAACTAGGCATGAAAACAGTGTTATTGGAAGAGTCGGCGAGAGTAATAATACTATAAAGATAAGAAATTCAGCAGGTAATGTTGAAATTAATAACTAA
- a CDS encoding glucose PTS transporter subunit IIA, with product MKGKGNGKVFAVLQRVGKSLMLPVSVLPAAGILLRIGQPDLLNIPYIAEAGNAIFSNLPMIFAVGVAIGFSGGEAVAALAAVVGQLILEAIEKLASTTAAANQAQAAAAAKHMTLTAFKATQAYSNIVTKTTVDMSVFGGIIIGITAALLYNKFHNIKVPQVLGFFGGKRFVPIITSVSAVIIAIIGVNIWLPVQGWINNFATFASSSALGPAMYAAGKRLLIPVGLHHIYYPVFLYQFGHFVSNGVTYVGDTARYFHGDPTAGHFMAAEYPILMFGLPGAALAMIATAKKEKRKQIAGMMVSAAFVAFVTGITEPIEFSFIFVAPILFVFHVIAAFSAGIVTSLLKIRLGYTFSASFIDYVLGFKYAGHPWLIWPVGIVYFVLYFVVFYFTIRALNIKTPGREDEEDNDIKPINVKGSAKAAKVLEAIGGKDNIKVLDACITRLRLNLNDPSVVDKNTLKALGAAGIMTSGDSVQVVFGTQAESIKDDIKAIIENGGVVKESEAGAEEEEVQESSGVTKGKHELLSPADGEIVSLEDVPDATFAEKMLGDGFAVIPSGNEIYSPATGEVSVLFPTKHAFAITTDSGLELLVHVGIDTVELNGEGYTAYVKQGDKVQKGDLILTLDTEFIKGKGKNLITPVIVTNMDSVEKIDVKSGEIKHGEKAADVKVK from the coding sequence ATGAAGGGAAAAGGAAACGGAAAGGTTTTTGCAGTACTTCAAAGAGTTGGTAAGTCACTTATGCTTCCAGTATCCGTTTTACCAGCAGCAGGAATACTTCTTAGGATTGGTCAGCCAGATCTTTTAAATATTCCTTATATTGCAGAAGCAGGTAATGCTATTTTTAGTAATCTTCCAATGATTTTTGCAGTTGGAGTTGCTATAGGATTTTCAGGCGGAGAAGCTGTTGCGGCTCTTGCAGCAGTAGTAGGACAATTAATTTTAGAGGCTATTGAAAAATTAGCCAGTACAACAGCAGCAGCAAATCAGGCTCAGGCAGCAGCTGCGGCTAAGCATATGACACTTACAGCATTCAAGGCTACTCAAGCATACAGTAACATAGTTACTAAAACCACAGTAGATATGAGTGTATTTGGTGGAATAATAATAGGTATAACAGCAGCACTTTTATATAATAAATTTCATAATATTAAGGTACCACAAGTACTTGGTTTCTTTGGAGGAAAGAGATTTGTTCCAATAATTACATCCGTATCAGCTGTTATTATTGCTATAATCGGAGTTAATATATGGCTTCCAGTTCAGGGATGGATAAATAATTTTGCAACTTTTGCAAGCAGCTCAGCACTTGGACCTGCAATGTATGCAGCAGGTAAAAGACTTTTAATACCAGTTGGACTTCATCATATTTACTATCCAGTATTTTTGTATCAATTTGGACATTTTGTTTCAAATGGTGTTACTTATGTAGGAGATACAGCAAGATATTTTCATGGAGATCCTACTGCGGGACACTTTATGGCAGCTGAATATCCAATTTTAATGTTTGGTCTTCCAGGTGCAGCGCTAGCTATGATTGCAACTGCTAAAAAGGAAAAGAGAAAGCAAATAGCAGGTATGATGGTTTCAGCAGCTTTTGTAGCTTTTGTAACAGGTATAACAGAACCTATTGAATTTTCATTTATATTTGTTGCGCCAATTTTATTTGTATTTCATGTAATTGCAGCGTTTTCAGCAGGTATTGTTACAAGTTTATTAAAGATAAGACTTGGTTATACTTTTTCAGCATCTTTTATTGATTATGTATTAGGCTTTAAATATGCAGGTCATCCTTGGCTTATATGGCCAGTTGGAATTGTTTATTTTGTACTTTATTTTGTAGTATTTTATTTCACAATTAGGGCACTTAACATAAAAACTCCAGGAAGAGAAGACGAAGAAGATAATGATATAAAACCTATAAATGTTAAGGGAAGTGCAAAAGCAGCTAAAGTTCTTGAGGCTATAGGTGGAAAAGATAATATAAAAGTCTTAGATGCATGTATTACTAGACTTAGACTTAACTTAAATGATCCATCAGTTGTAGATAAAAATACATTAAAGGCACTTGGTGCAGCAGGAATAATGACATCAGGGGACAGCGTTCAGGTTGTTTTTGGTACTCAAGCAGAAAGTATTAAGGATGACATAAAGGCAATAATTGAAAACGGCGGTGTTGTAAAGGAAAGTGAAGCAGGGGCTGAGGAAGAAGAAGTTCAAGAAAGTAGCGGAGTAACAAAAGGCAAACATGAACTTCTAAGTCCTGCAGATGGTGAAATAGTTTCACTTGAAGATGTTCCAGATGCAACATTTGCTGAAAAAATGCTAGGTGATGGTTTTGCAGTAATACCTTCAGGAAATGAAATATACTCACCTGCTACTGGAGAAGTATCTGTTCTTTTCCCAACTAAACATGCATTTGCGATAACTACAGATAGCGGACTTGAACTTTTAGTTCATGTTGGAATTGATACTGTAGAGTTAAACGGAGAAGGATATACAGCATATGTAAAGCAGGGAGATAAAGTTCAAAAGGGAGACTTGATTCTAACTTTAGATACTGAATTTATAAAGGGAAAAGGTAAAAATCTTATAACACCTGTAATTGTAACTAATATGGATTCTGTAGAAAAGATAGATGTAAAATCAGGTGAAATCAAACATGGAGAGAAAGCAGCAGACGTTAAAGTAAAATAA
- a CDS encoding HAAS signaling domain-containing protein has translation MNKNQFLDVLKYYLKDFNKSDMEDILYDYEEHFRVGKEKGKSEYEIVEELGSPKDIANQYREASGMERIDDNSKQKSIGASIVSLIGLLLFNLIFVLGVYIGMAGCVIGLCAAAFAITFSGAAIMFVSIFGGLFSNYFILPDAVARIGIFFIGVGTVALGLLACIGMFYVVKFFAKVTVKYVKWNIKTIRG, from the coding sequence ATGAATAAAAATCAATTTTTAGATGTATTAAAATATTACCTTAAAGATTTCAATAAATCAGATATGGAAGATATTCTTTATGATTATGAAGAACATTTTAGGGTTGGAAAAGAAAAAGGAAAAAGTGAATATGAAATAGTTGAAGAACTAGGAAGTCCAAAGGATATAGCAAATCAATATAGAGAAGCAAGTGGTATGGAAAGAATAGACGATAATAGCAAACAAAAATCAATAGGGGCTTCAATCGTAAGTCTTATTGGTTTGCTTTTATTTAATTTGATATTTGTCTTGGGAGTATATATAGGAATGGCAGGATGTGTAATTGGACTATGCGCAGCTGCCTTTGCTATTACTTTTAGTGGTGCTGCTATTATGTTTGTTAGTATATTTGGAGGACTTTTTAGTAATTATTTCATCCTTCCAGATGCTGTTGCTAGAATTGGCATATTTTTCATAGGTGTAGGGACAGTGGCGTTAGGTTTACTTGCATGCATAGGAATGTTTTATGTAGTTAAATTCTTTGCCAAAGTAACTGTAAAATATGTAAAATGGAATATTAAGACCATTAGAGGATAG
- a CDS encoding PRD domain-containing protein: MVSYVVKKVLNNNVVIAVKEECEFILVGKGIGFNAKKGSLITENKVGNVFVKQSSDKSKFDVVLKSIDRKIVGISEEIISLCENELGIKLNAAIHTSLPDHINFAFTRIRKGIKIENPFLNEIMVLYPREYKLAQKALDMINESFDIKLPRDEVGFICMHINAAIVRKNVSDTVEYTRKIGDIMKFISVILKKDIDKSSLAYERTVTHINFVLDRIMKKQTIKNLLLDSIKKQMYNEYGLALKLAIKIESLFSVKVPEDEVGYLAIHLKRLKEL; the protein is encoded by the coding sequence ATGGTAAGTTATGTTGTTAAAAAGGTTTTGAATAATAATGTAGTTATTGCGGTGAAAGAGGAATGTGAATTCATATTAGTTGGAAAAGGTATTGGTTTTAACGCTAAGAAAGGAAGTCTTATTACTGAAAATAAGGTAGGGAATGTGTTTGTAAAACAATCATCTGATAAAAGTAAATTTGATGTGGTATTAAAAAGTATAGATAGAAAAATAGTTGGAATATCTGAAGAAATAATATCTTTATGTGAAAATGAGCTTGGCATTAAACTTAATGCTGCTATTCATACATCACTTCCAGATCATATAAATTTTGCATTTACTCGAATAAGAAAGGGTATAAAAATAGAAAATCCATTTTTAAATGAAATAATGGTGTTATACCCAAGAGAATATAAATTGGCACAGAAGGCTCTTGATATGATTAATGAAAGCTTTGATATAAAACTACCTAGAGATGAAGTTGGATTTATATGTATGCATATTAATGCAGCTATTGTGAGAAAAAATGTAAGTGATACGGTTGAATATACAAGAAAAATTGGAGATATAATGAAATTTATTTCCGTTATACTCAAAAAAGATATAGATAAAAGTTCTTTAGCTTATGAAAGGACAGTTACACATATAAATTTTGTTCTTGATAGAATAATGAAAAAGCAAACTATTAAAAACCTTTTGCTTGACAGTATAAAGAAGCAAATGTATAATGAATACGGTCTAGCATTAAAGTTAGCTATTAAAATTGAAAGTTTATTTTCTGTAAAGGTTCCAGAAGATGAAGTAGGTTATTTAGCTATTCATCTTAAAAGATTAAAAGAACTATAA
- a CDS encoding MFS transporter codes for MKNINRNIRVSYIYNLLMNFDMTSAIWVLYLSYKGLSLAEIGVIEAIFHVSSVLGEIPTGAAADFIGKRTSIIFGRIMSVISGIIMIFGNNFFVFSIAFVFSALGHNLNSGAEESLIYDTLKQLKKEDEYNKTAGKIAVTMEVGNGLAVFIGGVLSDIKFVYAYILSLIIQIVAFTTSTLYVEPARKSKNEITTSNFLTHINESKNIFFKDKKVFYLILFSEITATIAMTIYYYSQKYFGDMKYTKTIIAIILLSDNVVQAFAAKISYKLENRLKEKGIVILIPALYMVSIIGLFFFKGNIVIAFFLVCSFSCGITYPIFSNYINSCISSKYRATILSFQSICYSVFMIVVFPIIGFFGDKYGINNAFLFIMLLIIPVAFIGKGIVKTSIHNL; via the coding sequence ATGAAAAATATAAATAGAAATATAAGGGTAAGTTATATATATAATTTGCTAATGAATTTTGATATGACATCAGCTATATGGGTACTTTATTTAAGCTATAAAGGGTTAAGTTTAGCTGAGATAGGTGTAATAGAAGCTATATTTCATGTTTCAAGTGTTTTAGGTGAAATACCTACAGGAGCCGCTGCAGATTTTATTGGAAAAAGAACAAGTATAATTTTTGGAAGAATAATGTCCGTAATTTCTGGAATTATTATGATATTTGGAAACAATTTTTTTGTGTTTTCAATAGCATTTGTGTTTTCTGCTTTAGGTCATAATTTAAATTCAGGAGCAGAGGAATCCTTGATTTATGATACTTTAAAGCAGTTAAAAAAAGAGGATGAATATAATAAAACCGCAGGAAAAATAGCAGTAACGATGGAAGTTGGAAATGGTCTTGCCGTATTTATTGGAGGGGTACTTTCGGATATTAAATTTGTGTATGCGTATATTTTGTCGCTTATTATTCAAATTGTAGCTTTTACTACATCAACTCTATATGTTGAGCCAGCACGTAAGTCTAAAAATGAAATTACCACATCTAATTTTTTAACTCACATTAATGAGAGTAAGAATATTTTCTTTAAAGATAAAAAAGTTTTTTATTTAATATTATTTTCTGAAATTACAGCGACTATAGCAATGACTATTTATTATTATAGTCAAAAGTATTTTGGAGATATGAAATATACTAAAACTATAATTGCTATAATACTGCTATCGGATAATGTTGTTCAAGCTTTTGCAGCTAAAATTTCATATAAATTAGAGAACAGGCTAAAAGAAAAGGGTATTGTAATATTGATACCTGCATTGTATATGGTATCAATTATTGGACTTTTCTTTTTCAAAGGGAATATAGTAATTGCATTTTTTCTTGTATGTTCCTTTAGTTGTGGAATCACATATCCTATATTTAGTAACTATATTAATTCATGCATATCATCTAAATATAGAGCTACAATACTTTCTTTTCAAAGTATATGTTACAGTGTATTTATGATTGTAGTGTTTCCGATTATAGGATTTTTCGGAGATAAATATGGGATTAATAATGCATTTTTGTTTATTATGCTTTTAATTATTCCAGTTGCCTTTATAGGGAAAGGAATAGTGAAAACTTCAATTCATAATTTATAG
- a CDS encoding DUF6609 family protein: MKDNLYLYPRQKIFGVFLVAIAVTMYLTIAFPYNGTPNGALFGLCYVISIFGIMLNPIVRKKFSVGKASNKQKMMSNLSLLILVIGAFIIFKVFKTSDYRTIWILLFALVGVHFLIFIPVHGKLIGILGLILIVNAVIGIILTSIPLNLVFIIDGTIKLIFGIIYLKVSPINW; encoded by the coding sequence ATGAAGGATAATTTGTACTTATACCCACGCCAAAAAATATTTGGTGTATTTTTAGTTGCAATTGCAGTTACAATGTACCTTACAATAGCTTTTCCTTATAATGGGACTCCGAATGGAGCATTATTTGGATTGTGTTACGTTATTTCTATATTTGGAATCATGTTAAATCCTATAGTACGCAAAAAGTTTTCGGTGGGCAAAGCCAGTAATAAGCAGAAGATGATGTCGAATTTATCCTTGCTTATTTTAGTAATTGGAGCATTTATAATTTTTAAAGTATTTAAAACAAGTGATTACAGGACTATTTGGATATTGCTATTTGCATTGGTAGGAGTACACTTTCTTATATTTATACCTGTTCACGGAAAGCTTATAGGGATTCTTGGTTTAATATTGATTGTTAATGCAGTAATTGGGATTATATTGACATCTATTCCGCTGAATTTGGTTTTTATAATTGATGGAACTATAAAATTAATTTTTGGAATAATATATCTTAAGGTCAGTCCTATAAATTGGTGA
- a CDS encoding PadR family transcriptional regulator → MNTQLKKGILELCVLSILDRKDCYGYELVDEISKNIEISEGTIYPLLRRLSKEGYFTTYLQESTEGPPRKYYKLTESGREMKHKLVDEWLEFVEGVNSIVGGEK, encoded by the coding sequence ATGAATACTCAATTAAAGAAAGGAATTTTAGAATTATGTGTTCTTTCTATATTAGATAGAAAAGACTGTTATGGGTACGAACTTGTAGATGAAATTTCAAAAAACATAGAAATTTCCGAAGGAACAATATATCCCCTGCTCAGGAGATTGAGTAAGGAGGGGTATTTTACAACATATCTTCAAGAATCTACTGAAGGGCCACCTAGGAAGTATTACAAATTAACGGAATCAGGAAGAGAGATGAAGCATAAATTAGTTGATGAATGGCTGGAATTTGTTGAAGGTGTGAACAGTATAGTAGGGGGGGAAAAATAA
- a CDS encoding methyl-accepting chemotaxis protein, with the protein MKKVQSTSIKMKILVIPMILMFISIAIIASVSIVIAKNSVMSQMESDGVNLANRISKDVENNSTATDNLNKSIEDRIRTLANFIIANKAGVNNDYLRNLAKQFEVDEINVSDPTGKVTASNIDSNMASPFTSQNASYAILEGKTDQVMEAIRKSTDNGNYYKYGAVKDPSGGFVQVGIVANKVQKLTDSMKVQTLINELTKAKSIEYALYVNKDLKVLADSDKKEIGTTLKDNSTVTAVKNKKTYCSKYKYNGRDVYDIMVPVYSNGNFVGSVDVGISMQNMYKTVYKTMFIIIIVAIILFILLGLLLLKISKGITDPLNELVDVSKKIADGELDNDIDIDTEDEIGVLATAFKNMSEHLKDTIRNIKNGTENVNSMSSELSSNSDDMKNAADGVAKAIQEVAEGATEQSNDLINISSTVSKLAKELDDMHESLLKVNESSSFTETKTKEGQEKIGALLESINEVKNLFDVVVNKIQTLDSSVSKVGEITQAIDEISEQTNLLALNAAVEAARAGEAGKGFSVVAEEVGKLAEQSKESTEEINKLIGNITVETKNVIMTSSNVKKAFSDQSDIIENTKQSYEDMLSAIRNIAPLIKNSYGSVEIIMKSKDDILNKVDSLTAVSEETSATSEEISASSEELYASSENVSSFADKLNKVAKGLDDSVNKFKL; encoded by the coding sequence ATGAAAAAAGTCCAAAGTACATCTATAAAGATGAAAATTTTAGTTATACCCATGATTTTAATGTTTATAAGTATAGCTATTATAGCTTCGGTATCGATTGTGATAGCAAAAAATAGCGTAATGTCACAAATGGAATCCGATGGGGTTAACTTGGCAAACAGGATTTCTAAAGATGTGGAGAACAACAGTACAGCAACTGATAACCTTAATAAATCTATTGAAGATAGAATAAGGACACTTGCAAATTTTATAATTGCTAATAAGGCTGGGGTAAATAATGATTACTTGAGAAATCTAGCAAAACAATTTGAAGTAGATGAAATAAATGTCTCAGATCCAACAGGGAAGGTGACAGCTTCAAATATTGACAGCAATATGGCAAGTCCATTTACAAGTCAGAATGCATCATATGCTATACTTGAAGGTAAAACAGATCAGGTGATGGAAGCAATAAGAAAAAGCACAGATAATGGCAATTATTATAAATATGGAGCTGTAAAAGATCCATCTGGTGGTTTTGTTCAAGTAGGAATTGTTGCAAATAAAGTTCAAAAATTAACTGATTCAATGAAAGTTCAAACTTTAATAAATGAGTTAACTAAGGCTAAATCTATAGAATATGCTTTATATGTGAATAAAGATTTAAAAGTTTTAGCTGATAGTGATAAAAAGGAAATAGGAACAACTCTAAAGGATAATTCAACTGTGACAGCGGTGAAAAATAAAAAGACATATTGCTCAAAGTATAAATACAATGGTAGAGATGTTTATGATATTATGGTGCCGGTATATAGTAATGGTAACTTTGTGGGATCCGTGGATGTTGGAATCTCTATGCAAAATATGTACAAGACTGTTTATAAAACTATGTTTATCATAATAATTGTGGCTATTATATTATTTATTTTACTTGGATTACTGCTCCTTAAAATATCAAAGGGAATAACTGATCCTTTGAATGAATTAGTCGATGTTTCAAAGAAAATAGCTGATGGAGAGCTGGATAATGATATAGATATAGACACTGAAGACGAAATAGGTGTACTTGCAACTGCATTTAAGAATATGTCTGAACACTTAAAAGATACTATCAGAAATATAAAAAATGGTACAGAAAATGTTAATTCAATGTCATCAGAATTAAGTTCTAATTCTGACGATATGAAAAATGCTGCAGACGGGGTGGCAAAAGCTATACAGGAAGTAGCAGAAGGAGCTACCGAGCAATCGAATGACTTAATAAATATTTCTAGTACAGTGTCTAAACTTGCAAAAGAACTTGACGATATGCATGAAAGCTTATTAAAAGTTAATGAAAGTTCAAGTTTTACTGAGACTAAGACTAAAGAAGGTCAAGAGAAAATAGGTGCCCTTCTAGAATCAATAAATGAAGTTAAGAATTTATTTGATGTAGTTGTAAATAAAATACAAACATTGGATTCTAGTGTTTCTAAAGTAGGGGAGATAACTCAGGCAATAGATGAAATTTCAGAACAGACTAACCTTTTAGCATTAAATGCAGCAGTAGAAGCAGCAAGAGCAGGTGAAGCTGGAAAGGGATTTTCAGTGGTTGCTGAAGAAGTTGGGAAACTAGCTGAACAATCTAAGGAGTCTACTGAAGAGATAAACAAGCTTATAGGAAATATAACAGTGGAAACTAAAAATGTTATTATGACTTCAAGCAATGTTAAAAAGGCTTTCTCAGATCAATCTGATATTATAGAAAATACTAAGCAATCTTATGAAGACATGCTATCAGCAATTAGGAATATAGCACCATTAATTAAAAATTCATATGGTTCTGTTGAAATAATTATGAAGTCAAAAGATGATATTCTAAATAAGGTGGATTCTCTTACAGCGGTATCAGAAGAAACTTCTGCTACTTCAGAAGAAATATCTGCTTCTTCAGAAGAACTATATGCATCTTCTGAGAATGTTTCTAGTTTTGCTGATAAACTCAATAAAGTTGCAAAGGGACTGGATGACAGTGTAAATAAATTTAAATTATAG